A region of Mesorhizobium sp. AR02 DNA encodes the following proteins:
- a CDS encoding Lrp/AsnC family transcriptional regulator — MREHLDLTDRRLVKQLSQDAQPGINRLAETLAISVPTVRSRLRNLLDRNLLKIVGLLNLTERPELISAIVGINAQGRGRARELAQRISELPFVNSASVVTGRFDIIVDVTVAGDVADLYRVTSELIPGAGEPGEVVRSETFVVMASCNKWVSLPEGCWSDDRKEPA, encoded by the coding sequence TTGCGGGAACATCTCGATCTGACCGATCGGCGGCTGGTCAAACAGCTGTCGCAGGACGCCCAGCCGGGCATCAACCGGCTCGCTGAGACATTGGCGATTTCGGTGCCGACGGTTCGCTCGCGCCTGCGCAATCTGCTCGATCGCAATCTGCTCAAGATCGTCGGGCTGTTGAACCTGACCGAGCGCCCCGAACTGATCTCGGCCATTGTCGGCATCAACGCCCAGGGGCGCGGCCGGGCCCGCGAACTGGCGCAGCGCATTTCCGAACTGCCCTTCGTCAACTCGGCTTCGGTGGTCACCGGGCGCTTCGACATCATCGTCGACGTGACCGTGGCCGGTGACGTCGCCGATCTCTACCGCGTCACCAGCGAGCTGATCCCGGGCGCCGGCGAGCCGGGCGAAGTCGTGCGCAGCGAGACCTTCGTCGTCATGGCGTCCTGCAACAAATGGGTCAGCCTTCCCGAGGGCTGCTGGTCTGACGACCGCAAGGAGCCGGCATGA